GCCCGTTGGCAAAATATCGTCCATGtgctttaaatttttatcaattctaAGAAACGTGTGTTTCTTCTGTTGCAGGTATGGGACGACGAGCTGGCTTATCTCGCCCAGAGATGGGCTAATCTTTGCAACGAATATCACGACTCTGACAGGACTGTCGGTGAGTAGATTGTTTCACGGTCTTAAGCAACGTCGTCAGTGAAAGTCGAATGATAAGAAAAACATTAAAGCCGATTCAGCAATAGAATATGAAGAATAATTGATACCTCACGATACTCCGAATTTCGATTAGATTCAcattgagtgaaaaataatacttgaAACGGGTAGAGAGTACAATTTCACTAAGTCAACATATCGTTAAATCCATAAAAACATGGAGCCTGGGCTAATCATTCGGATGGAAAATACCCAATCATTTCCTCATTCGAATTTGTATCGACGATTTACGATCTCTTAAGTGCTTTCTTCCAATGATATTATCATATTGCAGTGTGAGATGTTTTTGATATGGTGTTACCTCATCCTGGAATGATTTTTGaactacaatatttttctctttcaggCCGGTTCACAATCGGTCAAAATCTTGCCCTTTCCTGGACGACCAGGAATCCGAGTTCGTCGTTCGACGCTGATCCAGATTTTGTGCACCAAATCAACAACTGGTTCAACGAGGTACGAAGATACAACCCCAACAGCATAAACAGCGGTACCGGCCATTTCACTCaggtatatacaatatttcgTATATGTTCCTTCTTAGTTTGTCGAAAATGCTTAAAATCGGTTCTGCACGGAAGAGAATTCAGCGTGGAGCAAACCTTCCAAACCCAGAAATAAACTATAGACCGGCTTAGAGCGCCCCGAAATTGCACgctttaaaattcaaatcttcATCCTTTCCTTTCCTGTACGCTGGATTTCAATCCATGCAGCATTGATAATAAGCCAACCCAAACTTACCAATCTGACCTAATTAATTTGCCGTTAAAAGCCGCGCGCTTGACTAGAGCACGTAAATCGTAGTGTTTTAGCCCTGGTGCTGAAGGGTTCGTACGAGAAACTTATCGGCAATTCGTTCCAGGTTATCTGGGGTAACACCTACGCCGTTGGGTGCGGGTACTCTTACTACTGGGACCCTCGCCGTGGATACACAAAAAATTACGTCTGCAACTACGGACCCAGGTGAGCAGCATCATGGTCTGGTTTTGCAGTACTTGATCCAAAAAGGTCGTTGATTTTTTCTGTTCCTAATTCTGGCCCTTTGATTTTCAGTGGTAATGTCCTTGGATACCAGCCTTACCGTACTGGTAAGCCATCGTGCGCAAACTACGGAATGAACTGGTCGAGACTGTATTCTGGACTATGCTgtgagtataatataatatattaattgaaatgttATTTGTGACGGATCTGTCAAAACACAGACGAGGCTTATTAGTATCGTATTAACGACCCGCGTTTGCCTGCGGAAATAATTTAGGCTAATCAAAAAATAAGGAGGCCTTCCGTAGTCGGATGTGATTTAACGAAACGCGCGGTAAATAACAATGGGGTGATGTGAAACGAAACGGAAAACAATGAGGCGAAATGGATGCCGACTACTGTACGTTATTGGAGAGGTAAAAGTTTTTAGTTTTCCAGAAAcctcattgaaaaaatatgattaattatttgcaAACCGCTGTACGCTCGGCTGCGTTGAATTTCGCTTCCAGGAACGCGTATAATCAGCAAAAAGTAGAGTTTCAGTGGCTGACACACTGGTCCGTTTCAATGGAGACGCTTTCATCTCTACTCTCTATGGTAAACGCCGGCGAAACTCGATGTCAGATTTGCAGGGATAAATAACAATAGAAGCTCTGACTCTGTACGCTTTCGATGTAAAGTTAACAAaatgttttaatatttttgtttactcTTTGTTTCAGCAAAGGGATTTTATCATCCTCTTGGAGCTCATTGCACGACTTACGGTTAATTGCGGTTGATGAGAAAGAGCGGGGAGGAAAATATGACAACGTTCTCCCTACGTGGGAAAAATTCGCGTACCTATCATCGCTGCAATTTGCCGCATTCGTACGATATAAACGACTGCGTCGACATATGTAATATTGAATCGCACAACTATGCAACCCAGAAAAAACAGTTCAGGCAACATTGCGAAGAGAAAGCCTGGAGGATGCATTTGGACTACTCTCATCAAGATCGGTTGTAGTCAGTTGCATTCTATTCCGCTTTCTTGAActcgatgtttttttcatttgttctaGTACTTCTTCGGATAGTTAAGTGCCTTATTCTTACATAGTTACGTTCACATTCATCGTGGCATCATTAAATTGCTTCTAGTCTTTTCTTAGTTTAATAAGCATTTAGTTTTTTAAGTACCGTTCGATATGAATAGACTCAGGTGTGGTTATTATCTAATAATACTGCATTCGCCACTCCGTACATATAAGATTTTGTTTGTGGAAGATAGTTTTATCAGGACGTATACGAGATCGCTGGTCCTCAGCTCTATAGGCTTTATTGACTCTAAAAATTGCGCTATAGGTTCATCAACGTATAATTATAGTTAACATACCGCGCACGGTATGGATCTTGTCACTAAAAGTTTATGCACGATGCAAAGccaaatttaataattttgtacgTACTATAtgtatgataaaataatatataaatgatACGGATTGTTATTATGATACAGCAATTCATGCTGCAAATGTGATagaaaaattagatattaCGAATATTTAGAAACGATATCTAATGTTATTAACGACACTCTGGTTATTCAATGCAAATTAATTGAACGATATTGAATCGATTATACTCTACACTATATTCATCATTACATGCTGTAATAGTTTGATTACTTCTATTTCGTTATGTAAACATCTCAAGAAAtctcaaaataaaaaaattcttcgaattaTTATCCACCAAACATTTTCAATGATGAAATTGTGAAGAACAGAAACAGTAAGCCCAGAGCTATGTAACTAACTAAAGCGAAACTCAAGAAATATTATGTTGCAAGTCTCTTCGTGGTATTTACCTGTAACTAGTCGTACGAGGCTTTGAATGCCTTTTCGCCATTCGAAGCGAGTAACTACTATACAAGGGTTGGTGTAAttgatttgtgaaaaaaattatttacgcTCGGGGTAATGGAGATGTTCATCTGCAGAGATTTTTGGTGAAAGTTTTCGCGATTTCTGGGGAAGCTGCGATCAGTTCTTTGATGCTCTATATCGGAAACTTTTCGCAAGAGTAATCAATCTGTCGCAGTCCCAAGACACTGTGAGCATCAGATCGAAAGTGACGGACGTGAAACGAATCAATTAATTTGTGTTTTCTCTGCTGTTCGTCGACGCTCTTTTTCGTGCGGTTTCTAAGATACTCGGAGTTCATTTAGACTGAGAGGGGTCTTAATAACGTGATCTGGAACGTATAATCTTTCGTACCAGGA
The Neodiprion fabricii isolate iyNeoFabr1 chromosome 1, iyNeoFabr1.1, whole genome shotgun sequence DNA segment above includes these coding regions:
- the LOC124174494 gene encoding venom allergen 5-like → MDAAIWNVILLVAVFCIFGTQAGGCSGFKMLRKGELSCTEKKIIVDEHNRLRSAIAMGTVSGQPAASNMMEMVWDDELAYLAQRWANLCNEYHDSDRTVGRFTIGQNLALSWTTRNPSSSFDADPDFVHQINNWFNEVRRYNPNSINSGTGHFTQVIWGNTYAVGCGYSYYWDPRRGYTKNYVCNYGPSGNVLGYQPYRTGKPSCANYGMNWSRLYSGLCSKGFYHPLGAHCTTYG